From the Portunus trituberculatus isolate SZX2019 chromosome 8, ASM1759143v1, whole genome shotgun sequence genome, the window GGGTTGTAAAATTCCCGGGAATTTTGAACTCGGAAACTTTCCAGGGGAATTTTGGGAATTTATTGGAAATTTTGGGAATTTTCGGGAACTTTCAGGTTTTGAACGccttaaaaattataaaagaaaagaggtggCCCCTTATTTCTGAGGAGAATTAAAAGTCATGTGTAAAGAAAAATGTCTATTTCAAATTTTCAATCCAAATATAACTTCCTAAGCTTTAAATAATCTTATTTCAAAATGTGTGGCGTTATTCAGTATGTAAGCTGAAAACCTTGTTTGTAAACTAAAATTTTACTCAAAACTGGTACCTTAAAGTAATATGTAAGCAGAATAAGAAAGCAAAACTTATCATTAATAATCACTGGCTATGCCATACAAGTTAAAACAAAAGAGCAGATTGTCTCAATTTTTCACTATATTTATTTCTCACTTTGTTATTTGGTAACTTATGCTTCCTCTGAATCAGATAACACTGAATCTTCCATCACTTCACTGTCTGAATCCATTTCACTGGTGCAGATGGTTAAATTATCCTCGCCTATGTCATCTTCAAACAGTTTGAGATTAGAACGAATGGCCACCAACTTTTCAACTCGATCATTGGTAAGCCTGTTTCgcagctttgtgtgtgtatttccataCATAGACCAGTTTCTTTCTGACGAAGCGGATGTTGGCGGTATCTGTGAGAGAATACTTGCTATTGATGACACTGGTTCTGAGCTGCAGAGCCCTTTCCACCAAGTTGCTTTTGAAACATGATCAGCTGACTTCCAGACACCATCTGATTTCCAAATACCATCTTTGGCACGAAATTTTGCCAGACTTCCCATCACTTCACCAACATCAAGATTCATATGAATGGCCATAGCTGATATGACAGAATATGCACTGCCAACTTGTTCTTCATCAATGTCTTGTCCTTGGCGCACAGGATCAAGGATGTTTGCTGCTGCATGTATTGGCTTTATGCAAAACTGCATTCGGTTCTCAATATATGTTGTCACAGATGCCTCTTCTGACTGGAGTaaaggtgatgaaggaagagcTACAGTTATTTTCTGCTTCAATCCAGCAAAGAGACGTGGTACATCTGAGAGCACTgcatcatctttttctatttcctggaTAGCAGAGGCAATAGGCTCTAGAATGGCCAGTGAGCTACTTACACGCACCCAGAAAACTTCGTTGTCTAAAATCAACTTGCGTATGTCCTTATCTACACTGAGACTTTCCATGATGACCGTACATTATATTCAAATTAGGTAACtgaataaattgattaacactTGTCACTATATACAACGATCATAATCATTTCACCTTGCTAATCTGCAATCCAAAGTTCCAAACCTGTACTACACTTATTTTCAAATGTTTTctaaacaattttggatgtggAGTGAtagaaaaagttaataaaatccACCCTCCTGGGAAAACATAAAAATGGCAAGTTGGTAACACTGATGTTTGGCTGAACCAGTCTGTAGACTTGTACAGAAATCAGGTATTATACAGGATATATCCAGGAaagcaagctctctctctctctctctctctctctctctctctctctctctctctctctctctacgatttTTTGTATCTTGCAATTGCAAATTTATAAGAGGTTTGAGATATTGCATGTTTTACTAGTCCTACACTTTAACTTATAATTAAAAATTGTCTTAAGAGATAGAGAAGTAGTTGTTTAATAACAGCTTACTTTCTAAATCAGCCAAGgagatatagtttttttttttttgagattatGGAAAATATTTATGTTTGCTAATCCTTCTTGAAACCTATGAATAATTCGCCGTTAAACTCATATATACACAGAGGCAGAATTGCGGaaatataattaaaataatacgaaaaataaataaaccaaaaaaaccAACAATCCATGGTTTAAGCCAAAAAAAAGCATGGTTTAAACCAAAAAAaccatggttttttttttttttaaaccattgGTTTTTGCCAACCCTGGCAATAACTATTCATATCTTGTCAGTATTCAGCATTTAAATTGTTTATGATAGAAATAACCTTAAAAGTAATACTTTTTATAAGTGACTTACACTTATAAAATACAATACAAATTACTTATTTGACAGTTATGCAATAATTCAACTTACATTAATGATATGTAGACAGTGAGAAGGATTAAGAGGTGAGCAGGGACGGTGAATGACCACCGTGACCTCTCTGTATGCTGTTTCTGGCTGAAGTTTGTAGTGTACTGAGAGGCACAGTGAGACCCCCTTCTGAGCCTGTAGCTAATGTAAACAGGAGTAGGACGCGTTCAGTTCGTGACTCGCCGTCACTCCCGAAACAAACACCGCTGCCAGACGTACAAGCGAGCCACGCAACCACACAACTCAAACAGCTtataacaccacacaacacaccacaacacacacaaacactgtaacacaaacacacacaaaaaactaacaagcacaacaaaaacagtaaacCCCACACAATAATATTATAAGTACAACAACTTTGACACATACAcatcaaaagcaaaaacaatcaGCCAGTGTCTCGTTCAATACACATCCATGTACTGTACTAAGTTGCTAACTGGAGTTGAAGACACTTATTTTCTACAGACTTTCTTAGAGATTGTCTCATTAcaatatgcatacacacataggGATAATATTAGGTCATTAAAAAGTGTAATATAGTAATACAAAACTACAGCTTAATCGGGAAGTAAATATATTACTAAATCCTACCAAGAATTTGCGTAACTCAAAGCAAGCTTTTGAAGTTTTGACAGTGGTCAGTGACACCAACCTTGTAGGTATTGTAATTGTActgaaatacatttttttcaatgCTTAACTGTATCTAATTAATAAGTATATTACCTAAAATTGCTTTACTTATCAATATACAGAAAAGTTgtgaaaaatgtgaatattCCTGAAAACTCCCAAAATTCCCGGGCCCTGAAAATTCCCGGAAAGATTCCCTGGAAAATTTCCATTTTCCCGGAAACTTTCCCACCCTTTACAACCCTACGTGAGGCTGATGTACTTTCCATAGTGTCCtgacgaggagagagaaaacagcatTAGACGTGACGTATTAGATGAAGTATTAGATGTATAAGATAATGAGTGTGAAGGCCCCTGAAACTGGAGATGTAAAGGTGGCAAACAGGATGCCCTTCACTGTTTCAttccccacataggtttctgaagctgtattttcaacctccatacactcttcctaatgtaaataaaaccgtccattcacacccaaaactcatggtaaaaatgtgtcccagtactgaagggattaagcaaCGTGTCTCTGGGTCGTCCTCTGCCTCGTCTCATACGCGAGTAATAACTTGAGAATGTATCCTGGGAGTTCTAGAGTCTCTTGTGAACATTTTGGCTGAAGCtttcccactttttagagagccagcactaaaatgggcctttttttaatcttttcttttgtttgctcTTGGTTGGCCCtctcccctacataaaaaataaataaaaatataaaaaaaacatgtatactGGGAACTTTGAATAATCTTATACCACTTCACGCGCAGttaggtgatggtgttgtgatgataatagtgTCTTTTGGATACTGTTGATGGGAGACTAAATATAAATCACTGAAAAATAAGAGCCTCGTGTTTATATGCATATTGTGAACTGAATAATCTTGTACCACTTCACGCGCATTTAGGTGATGGTGTCGTGATGATAATAGTGTCTTTTGGATGCTGTTGATGGGAGACTCAAGATAACTCACTGAGAAATAAGAGTGTAGTGTTTGATGTATGTAGAAGATTGCAATAAGTACTGAACAATGGCGCCGTGGCCTTGCAATTTGGTgttatttgtgtatgtatttgctgatcttatttttcatcttaagAGCTGCAGTTGAATACCCCACGGAAGAACCCACAGCTTGCTCTTTGGTTAACGTGACGCACTGAGAATAAATCAAGAGACATAGGGAATCATTAGAGGTAAGCAGCTCTTGTGTGGTAACCTGCAGGGCCGGCTACGACACTCGGGGTGAAAaagcgtcccggtactgaaggagttgaaga encodes:
- the LOC123500077 gene encoding uncharacterized protein LOC123500077 gives rise to the protein MESLSVDKDIRKLILDNEVFWVRVSSSLAILEPIASAIQEIEKDDAVLSDVPRLFAGLKQKITVALPSSPLLQSEEASVTTYIENRMQFCIKPIHAAANILDPVRQGQDIDEEQVGSAYSVISAMAIHMNLDVGEVMGSLAKFRAKDGIWKSDGVWKSADHVSKATWWKGLCSSEPVSSIASILSQIPPTSASSERNWSMYGNTHTKLRNRLTNDRVEKLVAIRSNLKLFEDDIGEDNLTICTSEMDSDSEVMEDSVLSDSEEA